In a genomic window of candidate division WOR-3 bacterium:
- the chrA gene encoding chromate efflux transporter → MQNTFDKTTKAVRFRDLILIFLKIGSVGFGGGVGMLAILRKYIIVNKRWATDDDLATAVTLGQMIPGPFIPNYVQYLGFKIKGTKGMIGSVIAFLFPGFLSTLIFSYLYFHSQQIPILNNIFAWIQPIIIGILAWASFDMARLYLKDLKAILIAVLALGANFLKISPVLIFLICGVIGVILRQRTNAKFILILPLFFFYGTTPLIVKLKNIAMLSLIFLETGAFIFGGGYAAIPFIEHEVVTVQKWLTQSELLAGVAISQITPGPVALLATFVGYKVSGIVGAIIATIAIFLPSLIILAVILGIYHRFIKNNRRIAIANYLKGFISGVKPAIVGFLISATIILGSTNNVLICDCTTSSLIKIGFALVSFILLIKFQISPAWLIFVGAGLGFVLSQYLSLNIF, encoded by the coding sequence ATGCAAAATACCTTTGATAAGACTACAAAAGCAGTAAGATTTAGGGATTTAATTTTAATTTTTCTTAAAATTGGCAGTGTTGGATTTGGTGGTGGTGTTGGTATGTTGGCAATTCTGCGCAAATATATTATCGTTAATAAAAGATGGGCAACTGATGACGATTTAGCCACTGCGGTCACATTAGGTCAAATGATTCCTGGTCCATTTATTCCGAATTATGTCCAATATCTTGGCTTTAAAATCAAAGGCACAAAAGGAATGATTGGTTCAGTAATTGCTTTTCTTTTTCCCGGCTTTCTGTCAACTCTAATCTTTAGTTATCTCTATTTCCATTCTCAGCAAATACCAATTCTCAATAATATTTTTGCTTGGATTCAACCAATTATCATTGGAATTCTTGCTTGGGCAAGTTTCGATATGGCAAGGCTGTATCTTAAAGACTTAAAAGCAATTCTAATTGCAGTACTTGCCTTAGGTGCTAATTTTTTAAAGATTAGTCCAGTTTTAATTTTTTTGATTTGCGGCGTTATCGGTGTTATCCTAAGACAGCGGACGAACGCTAAATTTATTCTTATTCTACCTTTATTTTTCTTCTATGGAACAACGCCGCTTATTGTTAAACTAAAGAACATAGCAATGTTATCGCTTATCTTTTTAGAAACTGGTGCTTTTATCTTCGGTGGCGGTTATGCTGCAATCCCGTTTATCGAACACGAAGTTGTTACTGTCCAAAAATGGCTTACTCAATCTGAACTTTTGGCTGGTGTTGCGATTAGTCAAATAACACCTGGACCGGTGGCTTTATTAGCAACTTTTGTTGGTTATAAAGTTTCAGGTATTGTCGGCGCAATCATTGCAACAATTGCAATCTTTCTACCATCGCTCATTATTTTGGCAGTGATCTTAGGAATTTACCACCGATTTATAAAAAATAACAGGCGAATAGCGATTGCCAATTATCTAAAAGGATTTATTAGTGGAGTTAAACCAGCAATTGTGGGATTTCTTATCTCAGCAACAATTATTTTAGGTTCTACCAATAATGTTTTAATTTGTGATTGCACAACCAGTTCGCTGATAAAAATTGGATTTGCGCTCGTAAGTTTTATTCTACTGATTAAATTTCAAATTAGTCCGGCTTGGTTAATTTTTGTTGGTGCGGGACTTGGATTTGTGCTATCACAATACTTAAGCCTAAACATTTTTTAG